In Lycium ferocissimum isolate CSIRO_LF1 chromosome 11, AGI_CSIRO_Lferr_CH_V1, whole genome shotgun sequence, a single genomic region encodes these proteins:
- the LOC132037713 gene encoding clathrin coat assembly protein AP180-like: protein MPSKLKKAIGAVKDQTSISLAKVSNNASSTLEVAVLKATTHDDVPVDERYIHEVVQLVSSNKAYAAACARAIGKRIGRTRNWIVALKSLMLVLRIFQDGDPYFPREVLHSMKRGAKILNLSNFRDDSNSSPWDFTAFIRTFALYLDERLDCFLTGKLQRRCNYKDRETSNYSRSSSDCSRSRRSRSRTNEAIREMKPPMLLDKISYWQRLLERAIATRPTGEAKTNSLVQNALYAVVQESFDLYKDISDGLALVLDSFFHLPYQTCVNAFQTCVKAAKQFEEINTFYSFCKSIAVGRTSEYPSVQTITEELIESLQEFLKDQSSFPVKSSGDLVLQGPGSMKSSRSRFDSYGGQSELSYATTEPYSERSETPSGNGSPCSSLEDLIRATVTGRSPSISIDLEAYSDIQFKKQFNEDVCDTGSARSLPVSMIDLVSLSEDNGNDDNEEVQDQKQRQPVAEKVKEANYKEAKHEQNKDKTKLLSDSSSVKGWEAVLNEALMPSSPSFNAFPEKQEPKEVSRNGTNELPVKASSSNGWDLALFEATPQTKSVQPMPNSAANNTSTSRLPLPSFNAFQERQEPEQVSRNGASSVLDMVLFEATPQTKAPFSMPATSNNGNSFNFSFLDELYNQNTSSYFPSSGLNSQSITSSTTLPASNYNPFLQDTSMEQPATPNMDTNTAAGMFLSAPVPTFQATPAFRGQNSSSPVHSDLHSDPFGSFPSSDQMLNGTMSQTDFSHEQQLWLQNQNKIIAKHSS, encoded by the coding sequence ATGCCAAGCAAGCTAAAGAAGGCAATAGGTGCAGTGAAAGACCAAACTAGCATTAGCCTTGCCAAAGTTTCCAACAACGCTTCCTCAACCCTCGAAGTGGCTGTCCTAAAAGCCACCACACACGACGATGTCCCTGTCGATGAGCGTTACATTCACGAGGTTGTCCAATTAGTCTCTTCCAACAAGGCCTACGCGGCTGCCTGTGCACGTGCCATTGGCAAACGCATTGGTCGTACTAGGAATTGGATCGTCGCCCTCAAATCATTAATGCTTGTCCTTAGAATCTTCCAAGATGGTGATCCTTATTTCCCTCGAGAAGTCCTTCATTCAATGAAACGTGGGGCCAAAATTCTCAACCTTTCCAATTTTCGCGATGATTCAAATTCTAGCCCTTGGGATTTCACTGCTTTTATTAGAACGTTTGCACTATATCTTGACGAGCGCTTGGATTGTTTCCTCACCGGAAAACTCCAAAGGCGGTGCAATTATAAGGACCGGGAGACTTCCAACTATTCACGGAGTAGCAGTGATTGTAGCAGGAGTAGGAGGAGCAGGAGCAGGACTAATGAGGCGATACGTGAAATGAAACCACCAATGCTACTTGACAAGATTTCGTATTGGCAAAGATTGCTCGAAAGGGCAATTGCTACAAGGCCAACAGGTGAGGCCAAGACCAATTCTCTAGTGCAAAATGCTCTGTACGCCGTGGTACAAGAAAGTTTTGATCTTTACAAGGATATTTCTGATGGCCTTGCACTTGTTCTTGATAGTTTCTTTCATTTACCATATCAAACATGTGTAAATGCCTTTCAAACTTGTGTTAAAGCCGCGAAGCAATTTGAGGAGATCAACACATTTTATTCGTTCTGTAAAAGCATAGCTGTTGGCAGGACATCAGAATATCCAAGCGTGCAAACAATAACTGAGGAGTTAATTGAGTCATTACAAGAATTTCTTAAGGACCAATCTTCATTTCCAGTAAAATCTTCAGGAGATTTGGTTCTTCAAGGGCCAGGCTCAATGAAGTCATCAAGAAGTAGGTTTGATAGTTATGGCGGACAATCTGAACTCTCTTATGCAACGACTGAGCCATATTCGGAAAGGAGTGAAACTCCTTCTGGGAACGGTTCGCCTTGTAGTTCACTAGAAGATCTCATAAGAGCCACTGTCACTGGGCGGagtccctccatttcaattgaTTTGGAGGCCTACTCGGATATTCAGTTTAAGAAGCAATTTAATGAAGATGTGTGTGATACAGGTTCTGCAAGGTCATTGCCAGTGTCCATGATTGATCTTGTTTCATTATCAGAAGATAATGGAAATGATGACAACGAAGAAGTACAAGATCAGAAGCAACGACAACCTGTTGCAGAGAAAGTGAAAGAAGCTAACTATAAAGAAGCTAAACATGAACAGAACAAGGACAAAACAAAGCTATTATCAGATTCAAGTTCAGTGAAAGGATGGGAAGCTGTACTAAATGAGGCATTAATGCCATCTTCGCCATCTTTTAACGCCTTTCCAGAAAAACAAGAACCAAAAGAAGTGTCAAGAAATGGAACGAATGAGTTGCCTGTTAAGGCTTCTTCAAGCAATGGTTGGGATTTGGCACTATTTGAAGCAACCCCACAAACAAAATCAGTACAACCCATGCCTAATAGTGCTGCTAACAACACTTCCACATCGCGATTGCCATTGCCATCTTTCAATGCCTTCCAAGAAAGGCAAGAACCAGAACAAGTATCAAGAAATGGAGCAAGTAGTGTTTTGGATATGGTATTATTTGAAGCAACCCCACAAACAAAAGCACCATTTTCCATGCCTGCTACCTCTAACAATGGTAACAGcttcaacttttcttttttggacgAATTGTATAATCAAAATACATCGTCGTATTTCCCAAGTAGTGGCCTAAATTCACAATCAATTACTTCATCCACCACCTTGCCAGCTTCTAATTACAACCCGTTTTTACAAGACACGTCGATGGAGCAGCCTGCAACCCCAAATATGGATACTAACACAGCTGCAGGCATGTTTTTATCAGCGCCTGTGCCTACATTTCAAGCAACACCAGCTTTTAGGGGTCAAAATTCTTCATCACCAGTGCATAGTGATTTGCATTCCGATCCTTTTGGGTCGTTTCCGAGTAGTGATCAGATGTTAAATGGCACAATGAGTCAGACAGATTTTTCGCATGAACAACAGTTATGGTTACAGAACCAAAACAAGATCATAGCTAAGCATTCGTcttaa